A portion of the Halalkalicoccus subterraneus genome contains these proteins:
- a CDS encoding nucleotide exchange factor GrpE, giving the protein MSNEERQASDEGTVEESGATESVDEAEETEETEDGNQVETLEAELDEREERIEDLESRLKRTQADFQNYKKRAKKRQEQVEKRATEDLVTRLLDVRDNLNRAVEEESEDADSLREGVEMTLSEFDRVLENEDVSTVSPEPGTEVDPQRHEVMMRVESDQPEGAIEEVYTPGYEMAEKVLRPAQVTVSGGSEE; this is encoded by the coding sequence ATGAGCAACGAGGAGCGGCAGGCTTCCGACGAGGGGACCGTCGAGGAATCGGGGGCGACCGAATCGGTCGACGAAGCCGAGGAAACCGAAGAAACCGAGGACGGGAACCAGGTCGAAACGCTCGAAGCCGAACTCGACGAGCGCGAGGAACGCATCGAGGACCTCGAATCGCGACTGAAACGCACGCAGGCGGACTTCCAGAACTACAAGAAGCGCGCGAAAAAACGACAGGAGCAGGTCGAAAAGCGTGCGACGGAGGACCTCGTGACCCGCCTGCTCGACGTTCGGGACAACCTCAACCGGGCCGTCGAGGAGGAATCGGAGGACGCGGACAGCCTCCGTGAAGGCGTCGAGATGACGCTCTCGGAGTTCGACCGCGTGCTCGAAAACGAGGACGTCAGCACGGTTTCGCCCGAGCCGGGAACCGAGGTCGACCCCCAGCGCCACGAGGTGATGATGCGCGTCGAGTCGGACCAGCCCGAGGGCGCAATCGAGGAGGTCTACACGCCGGGCTACGAGATGGCCGAGAAGGTGTTGCGCCCGGCGCAAGTGACCGTCAGCGGCGGATCCGAAGAGTAG
- a CDS encoding DUF308 domain-containing protein, whose translation MAVAVDRRGILSMLGVLAGLILVGWPSTAAWAIGLLVGINLLTTGIALAAVAMDARRMGRADAQSTAP comes from the coding sequence GTGGCGGTCGCTGTTGATCGTCGGGGGATCCTCTCGATGCTCGGCGTGCTTGCGGGGTTGATCCTCGTGGGCTGGCCGTCGACGGCCGCGTGGGCGATCGGCCTCCTCGTCGGGATCAACCTGCTCACGACCGGCATCGCGCTGGCGGCGGTCGCGATGGACGCCCGGCGGATGGGACGTGCCGACGCCCAGTCTACCGCTCCCTGA
- a CDS encoding DEAD/DEAH box helicase, which yields MAIRLTYEGGTIRVSGPERDLAALETDSLLEYDPRSETDRAPAFRYAELRDRLDGEGIEYEDHLFETPSVGLVSEYELRSYQRAALDAWRDNGDRGVLELPTGSGKTVIAIKAIEALGIPTLVVVPTIDLLNQWREELRTEFDIPVGQFGGGVQSREAITVSTYDSAYLKADSIGDVFPLVVFDEVHHLGGEGYREIARLLAAPARLGLTATFDRSDGAHETIEELVGPVVYRTSAEELAGEHLAPYDVKRIEVSLTDAEREEYEEVQETFVSYLRESGIDMRRGSDYQELVKRSGSDPRAREALLAKQRAREIVSNAERKVEELGAILDRHRGERIIVFTAHNDLVYRLSERFLLPAITHRTGTEERREILDRFRDGTYSRIVASNVLDEGVDVPDASVAVVLSGSGSQREFTQRLGRILRPGEGKRALLYELVSEDTAEENVAARRR from the coding sequence GTGGCGATACGCCTCACCTACGAGGGCGGGACGATCCGCGTGAGCGGCCCGGAACGCGACCTCGCGGCCCTCGAAACGGACTCGCTTCTCGAATACGATCCCCGAAGCGAGACCGACAGAGCTCCCGCGTTCCGGTACGCCGAGCTCCGAGACCGGCTCGACGGGGAGGGGATCGAGTACGAGGACCACCTCTTCGAGACACCGTCCGTGGGGCTCGTCTCCGAGTACGAACTGCGCTCCTACCAACGGGCAGCCCTCGACGCGTGGCGCGACAACGGGGATCGCGGGGTACTCGAACTCCCGACGGGCAGCGGCAAGACGGTGATCGCGATCAAGGCCATCGAGGCCCTCGGGATCCCGACGCTCGTCGTCGTCCCCACGATCGACCTGCTGAACCAGTGGCGCGAGGAGCTCCGCACGGAGTTCGATATACCAGTAGGACAGTTCGGCGGCGGCGTCCAGTCCCGGGAGGCGATCACGGTCTCGACCTACGACTCGGCCTACCTCAAGGCCGATTCAATCGGCGACGTCTTTCCCCTGGTGGTCTTCGACGAGGTCCACCACCTCGGCGGGGAGGGCTACCGCGAGATCGCCCGTCTGTTGGCCGCACCTGCCCGACTGGGATTGACGGCGACGTTCGACCGGTCCGACGGCGCCCACGAGACGATCGAAGAGCTGGTCGGGCCGGTCGTCTACCGGACGAGCGCCGAGGAACTCGCGGGCGAGCACCTTGCACCCTACGACGTCAAACGGATCGAAGTGTCGCTCACCGACGCCGAGCGCGAGGAGTACGAGGAGGTACAGGAGACGTTCGTCTCCTACCTCCGGGAGTCGGGCATCGACATGCGGCGAGGAAGCGACTACCAGGAACTCGTCAAGCGTTCGGGGTCGGATCCGCGTGCGAGGGAGGCGCTGCTCGCGAAACAGCGCGCCCGCGAGATCGTCTCGAACGCCGAGCGCAAGGTCGAGGAGCTGGGCGCGATCCTCGACCGACACCGCGGCGAGCGGATCATCGTCTTCACCGCCCACAACGACCTGGTCTACCGTCTCTCCGAACGGTTTTTACTCCCGGCGATCACCCATCGCACGGGCACGGAGGAGCGCCGCGAGATCCTCGACCGCTTTCGAGACGGCACCTACTCCCGGATCGTCGCCTCGAACGTTCTGGACGAGGGGGTGGACGTCCCGGACGCCAGCGTCGCGGTCGTCCTTTCGGGCAGCGGCTCCCAACGGGAGTTCACCCAGCGACTGGGGCGGATCCTGCGGCCGGGCGAAGGTAAGCGGGCACTGCTGTACGAACTCGTCAGCGAGGACACGGCCGAGGAGAACGTCGCCGCGCGCCGGAGGTAG
- a CDS encoding DUF790 family protein yields MLTKDLLRVSRAGGRYSLRFAGREGRPLAAKVLGAFEDHVGEPREALDSALADLEGEYDFKLVRGLAKLVEREVTFETRAAVPPERARRAAFEAGEALLVADEQGRTDALVRAGDALGISSVELDRALYADREDRQVLAELGSRYDPESLLAQYDLSLAQTALFDAREIRIRSDDPRRLVSATKRLGLLYELEKTDSGRELVVTGPDALFRATRRYGTRFARLLRTVVDAGDWELRATIDDHGTERTLELSAADSSLRAPDAEPVVEVSYDSEVEREFATRFGALDLDWELRREPEPLEVGASVMIPDFAFDYRHGDFRVYFEIMGFWTPEYVAKKLDQLERVEDVELLVAVDESLGVSEAIEARDHRVVPYSERVRIKDVRDALRRHEERLTAASAATLPDALSPKEDVVSLSALAGHHGVSERALDGVDFPDHELVGRTLVRPAVLEAIDGRLMEGQSLAEAERALDGHGIDETSAVLSRLGYRVEWDGLSGGTLRPID; encoded by the coding sequence GTGCTGACGAAAGACCTGCTCCGCGTTTCGCGTGCCGGCGGGCGCTACTCGCTCCGGTTCGCCGGCCGCGAGGGCCGCCCGCTTGCGGCGAAGGTGCTAGGTGCGTTCGAGGACCACGTCGGGGAGCCGCGCGAAGCGCTCGACAGCGCACTTGCCGACCTCGAAGGCGAGTACGACTTCAAGCTCGTCCGCGGGCTCGCGAAGCTCGTCGAGCGCGAGGTGACCTTCGAGACGCGGGCGGCCGTTCCCCCCGAACGTGCGCGCCGGGCCGCCTTCGAGGCCGGCGAGGCCCTGCTGGTCGCGGACGAGCAGGGGCGGACGGACGCGCTCGTGCGGGCCGGCGATGCCCTCGGTATCTCGTCCGTCGAACTCGATCGCGCGCTGTACGCCGACCGGGAGGACCGGCAAGTGCTCGCCGAACTCGGGAGTCGATACGATCCCGAGAGCCTGCTCGCCCAGTACGACCTCTCGCTGGCTCAGACCGCGCTGTTCGACGCCCGCGAGATCCGTATCAGGAGCGACGACCCCCGCAGACTCGTCTCGGCGACCAAGCGACTGGGTCTGCTCTACGAACTCGAAAAAACCGACTCGGGTCGAGAACTCGTCGTGACGGGTCCCGACGCGCTGTTCCGTGCGACCCGTCGGTACGGGACCCGGTTCGCCCGATTGCTCCGAACCGTCGTCGACGCCGGCGACTGGGAGCTTCGCGCGACGATCGACGACCACGGCACCGAACGAACCCTCGAACTCTCCGCTGCTGACTCCTCGCTGCGCGCGCCCGACGCCGAACCGGTCGTGGAGGTGAGCTACGACAGCGAGGTCGAACGCGAGTTCGCGACCCGATTCGGGGCGCTCGATCTCGACTGGGAGCTCCGACGGGAACCCGAGCCATTGGAAGTCGGCGCGAGCGTGATGATCCCCGACTTCGCGTTCGACTACCGCCACGGCGACTTCCGCGTCTACTTCGAGATCATGGGATTTTGGACCCCCGAGTACGTCGCAAAGAAGCTCGACCAGCTGGAGCGCGTCGAGGACGTCGAACTGCTCGTGGCGGTCGACGAGTCGCTGGGTGTGAGCGAGGCGATCGAGGCGCGCGATCACCGTGTCGTTCCCTACTCAGAGCGGGTGCGGATCAAGGACGTCCGCGACGCGCTGCGCCGCCACGAGGAGCGCCTCACAGCCGCGAGCGCCGCGACCCTTCCCGATGCGCTCTCACCGAAGGAGGACGTCGTTTCGCTTTCGGCGCTCGCGGGGCACCACGGGGTGAGCGAGCGCGCGCTCGACGGGGTCGACTTTCCCGACCACGAACTGGTCGGGCGAACCCTCGTACGGCCGGCGGTCCTCGAAGCGATCGACGGGCGGCTCATGGAGGGCCAGTCCCTCGCCGAGGCCGAGCGCGCGCTCGACGGGCACGGGATCGACGAGACCAGCGCGGTCCTCTCGCGACTCGGCTACCGCGTCGAGTGGGACGGGCTCTCGGGCGGAACGCTTCGGCCGATCGACTGA
- a CDS encoding MFS transporter, which translates to MRWEYRNTVLVLCTLAFFATMVARLVISPVVPAIVAEFGTSSGTIGLALSGMWAAYALSQFPSGVLADRFGERRVILTAVTTTAVASAALALSPSMAAFGFFAVLLGAGAGLHYVVATTLLTRLFSNTGRAIGLHVTGSPIAGLSAPVLAAAIGARYGWRVALLLGTVVAVPVGALFAWRVRGTEPQHPERPLRKQFEPRTLLELLSRPAIAYTTVLAVIAAFTWQATASFLPTFLIARHGYSTALSGVLFSLYFVAHGIFAPAIGSFSDRFGRDPTLAATLAVGILAYPVLVLGPSLPVVVLGVVLAGVAMSWSAPLQDRYIVRLSEGEENRGFGLVRTVYMLLGALGSVVTGTLADVAGWGVAYGALGLLLAVAVASLAVVRTRGLSL; encoded by the coding sequence GTGCGCTGGGAGTACCGAAACACCGTCCTCGTCCTGTGTACGCTCGCCTTCTTCGCGACGATGGTCGCCCGGCTGGTCATCAGCCCCGTCGTCCCGGCGATCGTCGCCGAGTTCGGGACTTCCTCAGGAACCATTGGACTGGCGCTGTCGGGGATGTGGGCGGCCTACGCGCTCTCGCAGTTTCCATCGGGCGTCCTCGCGGATCGTTTCGGCGAGCGCCGAGTGATCCTCACCGCCGTAACGACGACGGCGGTCGCAAGCGCGGCGCTCGCGCTCTCGCCGTCGATGGCTGCCTTCGGTTTCTTCGCCGTACTCCTCGGCGCGGGCGCGGGGCTTCACTACGTGGTCGCGACGACGCTTCTCACACGGCTGTTCTCGAACACCGGCCGCGCGATCGGGCTGCACGTCACCGGCAGCCCGATCGCGGGACTTTCGGCACCCGTACTGGCGGCCGCCATCGGCGCGCGCTACGGCTGGCGGGTCGCGCTCCTCCTCGGAACAGTCGTGGCAGTCCCGGTCGGCGCGCTGTTCGCTTGGCGGGTGCGAGGGACCGAGCCCCAGCACCCCGAGCGCCCGCTTCGCAAGCAGTTCGAGCCACGGACCCTTCTGGAACTCCTCTCGCGACCCGCGATCGCCTACACCACCGTTCTCGCGGTGATCGCGGCGTTCACGTGGCAGGCGACCGCCTCGTTCCTGCCGACCTTTCTGATCGCCCGTCACGGCTACTCGACGGCGCTGTCCGGGGTCCTCTTCTCGCTGTACTTCGTCGCTCACGGGATCTTCGCCCCGGCGATCGGGTCGTTCTCGGATCGCTTCGGACGCGATCCGACGCTGGCGGCGACGCTCGCGGTCGGAATCCTCGCCTATCCAGTGCTGGTACTCGGTCCCTCGCTCCCGGTCGTCGTCCTCGGGGTCGTCCTCGCCGGCGTCGCGATGAGTTGGAGCGCGCCGCTCCAGGACCGCTACATCGTCCGGCTCTCGGAGGGCGAGGAGAACAGGGGGTTCGGTCTCGTGCGAACGGTCTACATGCTGCTCGGCGCGCTCGGAAGCGTCGTCACCGGTACGCTCGCTGACGTCGCCGGCTGGGGCGTCGCCTACGGCGCGCTCGGCCTCCTACTGGCAGTCGCCGTGGCGAGCCTCGCTGTCGTCCGAACGCGCGGGCTCTCGCTGTGA
- a CDS encoding DUF7122 family protein, whose protein sequence is MSNDGQRFDRLPATDAERELENRATREEVVEWWDQRFGIGPEEFEDHSFWEKGAGKIWVLHGAVPSPTEIEGLGMKFLRTRQEHWKPTTNAVQRFGREATRNVIDLDPEEAMAFVRGKDQELEWDGDWGYLIAAHEIAGGREPLGVGLYLHGELRSVVPKGRRRED, encoded by the coding sequence ATGAGCAACGACGGCCAGCGCTTCGACCGCCTACCCGCCACCGACGCCGAGCGCGAACTCGAAAACCGAGCCACCCGCGAAGAGGTGGTCGAGTGGTGGGACCAGCGCTTCGGGATCGGCCCCGAGGAGTTCGAGGACCACTCGTTCTGGGAGAAGGGCGCGGGCAAGATCTGGGTCCTTCACGGAGCAGTCCCCTCACCCACCGAGATCGAGGGGTTGGGCATGAAGTTCCTCAGAACCCGCCAGGAACACTGGAAGCCGACGACCAACGCGGTCCAGCGTTTCGGCCGGGAGGCGACGCGGAACGTCATCGACCTCGATCCCGAGGAAGCGATGGCGTTCGTTCGTGGGAAGGATCAGGAACTCGAGTGGGACGGTGATTGGGGCTACCTGATCGCCGCCCACGAGATCGCGGGCGGACGCGAGCCGCTCGGTGTAGGGCTGTACCTCCACGGCGAACTCCGCTCGGTGGTCCCGAAAGGACGGCGTCGTGAGGACTGA
- a CDS encoding RsmB/NOP family class I SAM-dependent RNA methyltransferase gives MEVLSRYEPLVDDFEAFLAACERPLPSVVRVNTIKAGVERTKRALDEEGVDYEGRAWNPTVLELETGKPGNTWPYFHGWIHGQEEVSSLPATVLDPQPGERVLDACAAPGGKTAQIAALMDDTGPVVANDNNLGRLSALRFNAERLGLTNVAVTRQDARNFSLKPVGLDAFDRVLVDAPCSCEGIIRKRPDTLDEWSLSHVEGVSGVQKGILKRAIQATCEGGTVVYSTCTFAPEENEAVLDHVLEHEDCRVVEFDSALDSRPGVTEWQGEEYDASVRKARRYYPHHNDTGGFFCAKLEVTG, from the coding sequence ATGGAGGTGCTTTCGCGGTACGAGCCGCTCGTCGACGACTTCGAGGCCTTTCTCGCCGCCTGCGAGCGCCCGCTCCCGTCGGTCGTCCGTGTGAACACGATCAAAGCCGGCGTCGAACGGACGAAACGTGCCCTCGACGAGGAGGGAGTGGACTACGAGGGCCGGGCGTGGAATCCCACCGTGCTCGAACTCGAGACCGGCAAGCCGGGCAACACGTGGCCGTACTTCCACGGCTGGATCCACGGCCAGGAGGAAGTCTCCTCGCTACCGGCGACGGTGCTGGATCCCCAGCCCGGCGAGCGCGTGCTCGATGCGTGTGCCGCTCCCGGCGGAAAAACCGCTCAGATCGCCGCACTGATGGACGATACTGGCCCGGTGGTCGCAAACGACAACAACCTCGGGCGCCTGTCGGCGCTGCGCTTTAACGCCGAACGGCTGGGCCTGACGAACGTCGCCGTGACCCGCCAGGACGCGCGGAACTTCTCGCTCAAGCCCGTCGGGCTCGACGCCTTTGACCGCGTGCTCGTCGACGCACCCTGTTCGTGTGAGGGGATCATCCGAAAGCGTCCCGACACGCTCGACGAGTGGAGCCTCTCGCACGTCGAGGGCGTTTCAGGGGTACAGAAGGGGATCCTCAAGCGGGCGATACAAGCCACCTGCGAGGGAGGAACCGTCGTCTACTCGACGTGTACGTTCGCCCCCGAGGAGAACGAGGCCGTGCTGGATCACGTTCTGGAGCACGAGGACTGCCGGGTCGTCGAGTTCGACTCGGCCCTCGACTCCCGGCCGGGCGTCACCGAGTGGCAAGGAGAGGAGTACGACGCGTCTGTCCGAAAGGCCCGACGGTATTACCCGCATCACAACGACACCGGCGGGTTCTTCTGTGCAAAACTGGAGGTGACGGGATGA
- a CDS encoding DUF7344 domain-containing protein, with the protein MSTAGPWTLSLDAIFELLCRRRRRYALYALYRNGEAGMTLGELAERIREREAPDHEGTTEAIETALEERHLPKLIEAHVIDYDDRTDTVRYCGQPSLEKWIEHAEFEEGTRPEE; encoded by the coding sequence GTGAGTACGGCTGGTCCGTGGACGCTCTCTCTGGACGCGATATTCGAGTTGCTGTGTCGCCGTCGTCGGAGATACGCGCTGTATGCCCTCTATCGGAACGGTGAAGCGGGCATGACGTTGGGGGAGCTTGCCGAACGGATACGAGAGCGCGAAGCGCCGGATCACGAGGGGACGACCGAAGCGATCGAGACGGCGCTCGAAGAGCGACATCTCCCGAAGCTGATCGAGGCACACGTCATCGACTACGACGACCGAACCGACACGGTGCGCTACTGCGGCCAGCCCTCGCTCGAGAAATGGATCGAGCACGCCGAGTTCGAGGAGGGAACGCGCCCCGAGGAATAG
- a CDS encoding proteasome assembly chaperone family protein: MARIDVHDESVSLDEPFLVEGLPGVGLVGKIATDHLVETYSMSHYASVYCEGLPKIGVYLDDDDELKPPVRLYADPERDLLALQSEVPVSGSGAPEFAACVTGWLEERGVTPLYLSGRPAEKEGTPEVYGVATGTGSEHLDQAGIVPPGETGFISGPTGALLNRAIETDLDGVGLIVESDLQFPDPEAARALIQAGIGPILDIDVDVGRLVEQAETIREQREQLAQRMQEIEGDESTQAQPLRMYQ, encoded by the coding sequence ATGGCACGGATTGACGTTCACGACGAGTCCGTCTCGCTCGACGAGCCGTTCCTCGTCGAGGGACTTCCTGGTGTGGGGCTGGTTGGAAAGATCGCGACCGACCACCTGGTCGAGACGTACTCGATGAGCCACTACGCGAGCGTCTACTGCGAGGGGCTCCCCAAAATTGGCGTCTATCTCGATGACGACGACGAACTCAAACCCCCCGTTCGGCTCTACGCCGATCCCGAGCGCGATCTGCTTGCCCTGCAGAGCGAGGTGCCCGTTTCGGGATCCGGCGCACCGGAGTTCGCCGCCTGCGTGACGGGCTGGCTCGAGGAGCGCGGGGTGACGCCGCTGTATCTCAGCGGGCGGCCCGCCGAGAAGGAGGGAACGCCGGAGGTCTACGGCGTTGCGACGGGCACGGGGAGCGAACATCTCGATCAGGCGGGGATCGTCCCGCCCGGTGAAACCGGCTTCATCAGCGGGCCGACCGGCGCGCTGCTCAACCGGGCGATCGAAACGGATCTCGATGGCGTCGGCCTGATCGTCGAGAGCGACCTCCAGTTCCCCGACCCGGAGGCCGCCCGCGCGCTGATTCAGGCGGGAATCGGACCGATCCTCGACATCGACGTCGACGTCGGGCGGCTGGTCGAACAGGCCGAGACGATCCGCGAACAGCGCGAACAGCTCGCCCAGCGAATGCAGGAGATCGAGGGCGACGAGAGCACGCAGGCCCAACCGCTCAGGATGTATCAGTGA